The Branchiostoma lanceolatum isolate klBraLanc5 chromosome 5, klBraLanc5.hap2, whole genome shotgun sequence region GACCTACTGTCAACGCTGAACGCTCGAGCATAGCCGTTTTGGAAAATGCGAAGCTCGCATGATGAGTTTTTCCCGCAGTAATTCTAGACGCCTGTTTGGACGCTTACAGCTGTTTCCAAAGCTCCCAATAACCGTAAATATACACGACAATTTAAGCTATGGTGAATCTGTTTTCCTTTCAATATTATTAGCTACGAAAAGTGCGAAACTGTTAAACCAGCTGTTACACGCGTCATTCTGAAATGAAAATGCTCAGCCATATCAAATTACTCTTGATCACAGCATTAACTCTGCGACCAATAGGGTAAAGCCACTAATTGCTACCTAACCAATGGAGTGCCACACATATGAATAGTAATTCAAGCGCCGCACATAACTCTGACATATTTGGTGCAGAATATTCTCGTATATAAGGGCTGTGACGGTCCCCGAAATATCACAGCTTTGCCAGTCGAAGGTGAGTGTTGACGCTAATTGTTCATGCATCGGTCGGCTTTTTGCATTGGCCTATGCCTTGAGTCACAACTCGTTTTGGTATTGGCACTCCTATCATGCACTTTCTTTGATATTGATATACTTCTGACTTTTAACGTTCAGTGGCTGCGATTAACCTGAAGCTAAGATGAAAGTTGGTTTCAAGCCTATAAATGTAACAGCATGATCTGTTCGAATATCCTGATATATGAACTGAAAGCTTCGGATATACAAGCGACAGGCTTTGATATGCATGCATGGTCTTTACTCGTCATTAACTAACTTACAAAGACCTTGAGGAGATGCATGATTGTATCCTCATGTTCATTCTAACATGTATTTTTCAATAACACCTTTCGATTGAATATAGTATTTGTTTCACTCCTAAGGGAATTAACAATAACTCCTGGTAGCGTTCTCTCTAATACCTCATCTAAATGTCTTCTTCAATAGCGCAACCAGATCGTCTTTTGTCAAAGTATAGTGCATTCTTCAATAATTGTTTTAGTGCAATCTTAAATGAGATTATATATGATTTTGCAACCCTCCCAGCTGCAGGTCTCTCTCTACTTTCTTCTTGGTGTGAGCGTCCAACCAAAGAGCCACCATGCCTGCCTACGGTCCCTCACTCATGGACCAGCCGTCCGAATGGTTCCTCGCGGGACACCCAGACACCATGCGAAAGCTGAAGACGGCTCCCTATGATCCTAAGAAGAACTTCTGGGCTCCGGACAAAAAGGAGATCTTCGTCAGGGTCGAAGCCAAGAGCGAGAaaggtgatgacgtcacctgcGTTGCTGAGGGCGGAGCGGTAAGTTTGTATTGTAATCACCAAGACTATGGTAGCAGCgcaattgttctttttttctttctttctttaatgTAAGCTCATCGTTTGTGACGACACtgtatttcaaacatttttgcgACGTGGTGGCTTGTCAAAGATACCACTTTTGCACAACTGTGCTCTGCATTTTGAAGATATTAAGTTATTAAACTTCCGATTCCTTTCCCACCAGACTGTTGTCGTCAAGAAGTCAAAGTTGCTGCCGCAGAACCCGTCCAAGTTCGCCTGCGCAGAGGACATGGTGAACATGACCTTCCTGCACGAGGCCGCTGTGCTGGGTAACCTGAAGGAACGTTATGAGAACACTCTCATTTACGTGAGTATCATCAACATGTTCATTCTGCTTTCAGTATGTTTGTGCTTTGGCCATGCTGAAATTAAAGGAATTTGATATGATACTTTCATTTCTGTTTAAGGTTTTGATTAGCAAGTAACTTGGCAGACAAGATAATCGTTAAAGTTCCAATCTCTTTTTTTAGACCTACTCTGGTCTGTTCTGCGTCGTGATCAACCCCTTCAAGCTTCTGCCCATCTACACCCCGAGCGTGGTGGACAGTTACCGCGGCAAGAGGAAGACGGAGGTGCCACCCCATTTGTTCTGCGTGACTGACAATGCCTACCAGAACATGTTGGCAGGCAAGTCATTTTGCTGATCCAAACACCAGTCTCTCAATGATGAAAGAGAGCATATGTtgtttgaaacatctgaccattaaCAAAActtttgcttgagtaacttttgtattgagtatTTTATTACCAAtatgtctaaccctcatcggCGTACCTCTGTCAAATGCATGTAATGGACGGACCTGGAAAGAAGTCAGTATTCTTTGAGGGGTGTGTACAATCCATTTTAAAACATCAAAACTCACAATTTTTCCTGGGCCGCTCTTAAATTAGTCCAAGAGGAGACTAATCGGCTTGTGGGTGCGGATTGACACTGTATAGCATGGATATAGAGAAGGGACGGAAAACCCCAATTGGACTGTTTGAAGGTTATTCTGCCTGTTCAGCATTTAGCATAGTTATCTACACGACTGGCTTAAACCTATACACACACTAGTTAGTTGGTTCCTACTTTCGTTATTAATAATGTATGGCTAAATCAAAGCCAATACAATGGGCCATTCATTACATTGATTATGTTCTCATATCATTCTTCCAGAACGCCAGTGCCAGTCTTGCCTCATCACGTAAGTTTTTTTCCTAACATTTGCATCGACGGGATAATAACGTATTTATCATCTTAACATTTCCCTGGATCATTAATCATTTCCGTACCAGTAGTGCGTGTTGTCTATAAAATGCTATACCTACTTGCCTTTAAACCAGTGGCGAGTCTGGTGCCGGGAAGACTGAGAACACGAAGAAGGTTATTGCGTACCTCGCCATGGTTTCCGGAACTCCCGGTGGTGGCCAGGAGAAGAAGGTATGCAATGTAGAAGTAACATTCGCAAAGTGTGCTCTACGATATATACAAGCAGAAATTGGAAATAGATTTTTCTTGCTTGTGTATTGGGCCGTTggctatttttttttacttaatgtTCAGCTGATTCGAATAAACGTCCGGAACGattttcattaacatatcataATTTTCTTACAACTGACAAATGATTTTGATAAAATGTCATCGAATGTTTGTTGATATGCTTAAGCCAAGCAACAATactttcatatcaattttttaCAAGATATCTTAAATATGAGCCGGACAGAGTGGGAAAATGTACACAAATAGGGAagaatattatgcaaaacaaTACGCAAATACTCTggtaatttcctttcctttgcTTCGCATTTTTACAGATCGGTCTGGAGGAGCAGATCGTGCAGACTAACCCTGTACTGGAGGCTTTTGGTAACGCCAAGACCGTGAGGAACAACAACTCCTCCCGATTCGTAAGTATGATTGGTTGATGATTCATAGAATCACGTCGTTGATTTTAACCATGCGTGTGTACGTTGTTGACAATACATATCACCCCTTCTTATCGCTAGCTTGACCACACTGAATAATTTTCACTGACTCTCTGCAGGGTAAATTCATCCGTATCCACTTCACCAAACCCGGCAAGCTGTCCGGAGCTGACATCGAAAGCTGTAAGTACATGTGTCTTCTTTGCCATAATCGGCTATTTTTGttcagaaaaaacaaacatatagtTACATTAAGTATTTGTGTTCTTTTAAACGATAAGCTTAATTTACAAAAGCAAACCTTTAGTATTGGTATGAAGATCATCAAAATTCGTATTATTTTAGGTTTACCCGTCAATGTTCTTTTCTACGAACCGATTTTGTATCTCTTTGACTTACCCAAAGGCAATCATTTAGATGATACACATAAGGAATGACTAAGTATACAGCTAGGACTTAACTTGTTTCATTATAGCATCCATAGTTAAGGAAAATACAACAATATCCAAATAAACATAGCTGTATACGTACAATAATGCAGGTATTAAATTCTTTTCAATATCATGCGTGAACGTTCAACTCACGGTAATTCATTCTTGCTGCCAGACCTGCTGGAGAAGTCCCGTGTCGTGGATCAGCTGCCCGGCATGGAGCGTGGTTACCACATCTTCTTCCTCATCATGTCAAACGGCATCCCGGCTGTCACGGGTAAGAATGGTCGAATTGGTGTCACACAGTCGATGATCTGTGGGGGAGGATAAATATCATAAAACAATTAGCTTAGCCTCGCTAATAATGACCTCCATACACTTAGTATCTGGGCACTAACAGAAAGCCCTTATTTATGCTGTGTGCATTACACCATGTGCTGGACTCGTGGTCATCTAAAAAGAACCTCACCTTTACAGAAAGGTGTCACATTAAAGTGATTTTTTAGAATTATTAAAAAGGAATTTCTTGATAATTTCATCAAATTCACATTCCAATGCTATTTTGTTGGCATTCAGAGCGCATCATGACTGGCACGGACCCCTCTGTGTATCACTTCATCAAGGAGGGTGTGTACACCGTGGCCGGTATGAACGACCAGGAGGAGATGGGTCTGACGGATGAGGGCTTTGACATCCTGGGTTTCACAAACGAGGAAAAGAACAGTGTGTACGACTTCTGCGCTGGCATCCTGCATATGGGAAATCTGAAGTACGCGGACAAGAAAGACCAGGCTGATTGCGATGATCCTGCTCGTAAGTTTTCGCTATTTTATACTTTTGGTGTTTCCTTTCAAACTCTCATGATACCATTCAGTACGCCTGAAATTAAATGTTCCTCATGATTGATACGAAAAGCGTATGAGGGTCACGTGACGTTAAGAATGATACAACTACTATGTTTCACATTACAGCTGCGGAGAAAGCAGGCCGAATGTTCGGTGTCGATGGCATGGGACTTTTGAACAACATCTTAAAGCCACGTGTCAAGGTCGGTAACGAGTTTGTGACGAAGGGCCAGAATTCTAACCAATGTGCCAACGCTACTTCTGGTCTTGCAAAGGGTATCTATGGCAAGATCTTCAAGTTCCTGATCGACAAGTGTAACGAGACCCTGGCTACAGAGCACGAGAGAGCATTCTTCATCGGTGTGCTGGATATTGCTGGCTTTGAGATCTTCGAGGTGAGCTGTAATAGACAAAACACATTATAAACGATAATGGTTGCGCTATTAAACTTACAATTCAATATCGATCAGGAAGTTGCAAATCGCTCAGTTATTTCTTGATTCGTCTAACTAGCTTTATcgtttcaatttttgttttcaaaccagCTCAACAGTCTTGACCAGATCTGTATCAACTACACCAACGAGAAACTGCAGCAGTTCTTCAACCACCACATGTTCGTACAAGAGCAGGAAGAGTACAAGGCCGAACAGATTGACTGGGAGTTCGTCGACTTCGGTATGGACTTGGCCGCCTGCCTGGAGCTCATCGAAAAGGTTGATGGCAAACTCTATTTCTATTTTGGACTCTTGAGAAATAAAACACTTGTGATAATTTCAAATTCAGAAATGATATCGAAAGACGTCAATTTTTCAGAGTAAAGTATTATCAACATGGTAAGACAAAACCTTTCTATATCAATTAACCATTTGGAAAATATATTGTGTGTCCATAATCTTACTTATCAATGTTGACTGGCAACACAGACATAACCTACAATAACGTGTTTTATACAGAAAGGAGGTCTGCTGCTGACGCTGGAGGAACAGTGCATCATGCCTAAGTCCTCTGACCAGTCCTTCATCGAGAAGCTGAACGGCATGCATCTGGGCAAGAATCCCAAGTACGGCAAGCCCAAGCCAGGCAAGAAGAAGTACGAGGCTCACTTCGAGCTGGGTCACTACGCCGGACCTGTGGCCTACAACATCACCAACTGGCTGGACAAGAACAAGGACCCCGTGAACGAGAGCGCTGTCATCACCCTGAAGAACAGCAAGAACCCGCTTATGCCTTCCATTTGGTCAGACTACATGACAGCAGAAGAGCAGGctggtcagtattttttttttttgagacaacgaatttcatacaATTTTAATGTTTGAACTTAAATTAAAGCAGCAAGTgtaaaaaattgtcattttaatCGCGTTTCTTACATTAGTAAAATGTATCACCCTCTGCAGCTGACAAGAGCGGTGGCAAGAGGAAGAAGAGTGGCTCCATGCAGACTGTGACAAGTGTCCACAGGGTAAGTAGACTGATGATTAAAAAGCCCAAAGATTGAAAGCATGTCTGTCAAAATACTACTCTGTAGTACACAATTTGTGTCCGGAACGTGACATCACCATTGTAGTAACTCCACTGAGGGTCTACTATATGTTTTTCATAGGAGCAACTGGGTTCCCTGATGGCCAACCTCCACGCCACCTACCCCAGCTTTGTGCGTTGCCTCATCCCCAACGAACTCAAGACCGGTGGCATCATCGACGGGCCTCTGGTTTTCAACCAGCTGACTTGCAACGGTGTACTTGAGGGCATCCGCATCTGTCAGAAGGGATTCCCCAACAGGAGCCTCTATGCCGACTTCTTCGACAGGTGAATGTTTTGCACTGTGCtccattttggcgacgcctgaCGGTCGAGCCTAATAGTCTAGTATcgtgtgcagtctgcaagatTTCTACAAATAGTACAGGAATGTGTCAACGGGAAGTATACTAGGAAGAATATGTTCATTATTTGCTactgaaaaacaagaaatcaagtACAAATTATGAATTCATTTCAACTGAACGAAATGGTTAACAAAGTTTTCAAATCAGTATAACTACTAAGTATAAGcgaatatactacatgtatatttcaatCCTTAGGTACAAGATCATGGCCGCTGATCAGTTCGATCCCAACGAATTCGAGGAGGGGAAAGTCTCCTGCCAAAAGATCTTGGACAAAATTCAGCTGGAAAAGGCCAGGTATTCCTGTGGTCTCAACAAGGTGTTCTTCAAGGCTGGCACGCTGGCTATCCTGGAGGAGATCCGCGAGGAGAAGGTCAACGAAATTTGGAATATGGTCTCGGCTCGCGCCCTTGGCAAGCTTCAGCGAAAGAAGTACATGAAGCTGTGGGGTTCAAGGTAGGCCTTGAAGTTACATAAACCTAACGCAATGATTCTATGACTGGGATATAAATGTTTCGTGTACACATGATGTCTGATCCACGTAGCTAGAATATTAACTCGCTACTTTCCTTAGTCGGCCTTAGCCGTGAAACGCAAGCGTAAGTTAACAATAGTAACAGGCTCCGTTTCCCCACAGAGCGGCTGTCGGCGCACTGCAGCGCAACATCCGCGCATGGTTCAGGCTGCGCGATGACTGGTGGATCAAGATGTACCAGGCGCTGAAACCAAAGCTGACCGGAGGCAGAGCAGAGGAAATGCTCAAGGAAACCACGGAAAAACTGAAGGTAGGTGACTTCTTAGAGCTGCAAAAGGGTGTTAATACAACAGCCTGCAGTATATCAAATTAGTTAAACATCTGAAAAATATAGATACACAAGATGTCTAAATTGTAGGGACTTACAACTTTATGCTGCAAACATCAGCTAACTCTGACGTCCTTTTAGGTCATGACAAAGACATATGAGAAGGTTACCAAGGAGAGGGAGGAGCTGGAAGCAAGATTCAATGACGTCTCATCCGCAAAGGACAAGATCAATGAGCTACTGTTCAATGTAAGACCCGTAATGTTTCTTTATAAGTATATGGTGTTGCAAAACTAAACACTTTGATGTAGTCTTCATTCATAATTTCTCACGGTAAGTGGAGATACAACAATGTATCAATGATTCTATTCATTCATAATTTCTCACGGCAATAGAGATACAACAGTGTATCGATGATTCTATGATGCGTGCATGCGATTAGATATTTCTTATCTAAGTTAACaacgaaaactttttttctatgtTTCTATGTGTCATTCTATGTCAACACTGTTATAATGCTTCCATAGGAGAGGGACATCATGCTGAACGGCGAGGAGCGCGTGAACTCCCTGCTGAAGGAGAAGGCAGAATTGGACGCCCAGCTGCAGGAAATCGAGGAGCGCGTGGAGGATGTGTCCGACCAGAACAGGCAGATGGAGTCCAAGAAGATGAAGGTATGACGTTGTTAAGATCATGTCGTCTACGGCAGGGTGTCTTTTCTTATCTAAAACTGCAATGTATGGCTACAAGATAAGCACATACATACAGTCTAATTACAAAGACCTGATGCACTTCCATATACCATATGTCTAGAAGCAAACTCATGACTTGTTCCGATATTATGCCTGCTTCATCCAACTTTCACAACTTTCCTGAATAGGCTGAGCAAGAGTGTGACGAGATGAAGAAGGAGATTGAAGCCATCACGCTCAAACTGAACAAGAGGGAGAAGGAGAAGCAGGAGGTGGAGGACAAATTGCGCGCCATGACTGAGGAGGTGGCCGTGAACGACGAGCTGATCGGCAAGCTCGGCCGCGAGAAGAAGAAGCTGGAGGAGCTCAATGCGGTAAGACATCGAGTCTATGATGAAGACCAAAAGAGAAACTGTATAGCTGTCCTATTATCATAACCGCATGCCTTTTTCGGATCCCTTTCCTTATTACATATACGTTGAAAAATACCCAAAACATTACAGCTCATGAGGAATTTACATTATAACAGCCTTCACAGTTTTCACATATATATTGTCAAATACATTTCAGCAAACTCTGGATGACCTCCAGTCCGAGGAGGACAAGACCCAGAACCTCACCAAGCTCAAAGTCAAGCTGGAGCAAACCTTGGATGACGTAAGAGACAATCCCTTCGCATTCGAGTCGACTGATGAACAATGATAGTTCGTACCTACAACTATAGTGTAACAACTGGCATCCGTAGCAAAACTTAGATTATCAAAGCTGATGCGTGTAATAAATGCACATGCCTACAGTAATCTATAATCGGTCTTCATCGTATTAGAGATAGGAACTAAAGTCGATACCTATAGCATCTTGTTTGCCGAAACAAATCGTTTGATTACTTTCCTTAAGCTCGAGGACAACCTTGAGCACGACAAGAAGATCCGTGCGGACGTTGACCGCGTCAAGAGGAAGCTGGAGAACGATCTGAAGAACGCCCAGGATCTGGTGGTTGAACTGGAGCGTTACAAGGTCGAGCTTGAGGAGAAGCTGAAGAAGTAAGTGAACTAGTCAGCTATAGGGTTTTGCCATTCAAATGTCATTTCTGCAGAAAATGGTCATTTCATCAAAATGCAAGTACCTAATACGAACGTACAATGGGCATTAGAAGTTCCTTTTACATGGCCTATGTAGGAAGGAGTTCGAGATCAACGCCCTGAACACTAAGGTTGAGGACGAGACTAGCCTGGCAACTCAGCAGCAGAAGAAGACTAAAGAGCTGCAGGGCAGGATCGAGGAGCTGGAGGAGGAGCTGGAGACAGAAAGAGCTGCTCGTGCCAAGGTATCtagataaatacataaatagatagatagtaGAAACTTAAGATATATGTATTTGAAACCTCCTGCTGTACCTCATTCTCAGGCTGATACAAATCGGAAAGGGGGCCGTTAAATTCACCAATGGTTACCTTCTGAAATTCACAGCTCGAGAGGCAGCGTGCCGAACTCTCGCGTGAGTTGGAAGACATCGGTGAGAAGCTGGAAGAATCTAGCGGTGCCACAGCTGCCCAGGTTGAGCAGAACAAGAAGAGAGAGGCCGAGCTCCAGAAGGTAAGAGATATTTGTAGAActaaagatgaagaaaactaGTTAACTGTTGTCATTACGATCTAGCGAAAATCATGGACGGttacagaagtacatgtacatagtacgTGCATTATATTCATCATAAGTTGtgtaaaacaaacaattaaagCCAAATTATATTTTCGTCATTTGACATTGAGTTGACATTGCTGTTGCCGTGTAACAGGTTCGTCGTGAGCTGGAGGAGGCAACCATTGGCCATGAAGCTGCCACCGCCAGCTTGAGGAAGAAGCACAACGACACCGTGGCGGACATGAGTGAGTCAGTCGAGAACCTACAGAGGGCAAAGACAAAGCTTGAGAAGGAGAAGAACTCCCTCAGGGTGGAGGTCGATGATCTGGCTTCCAACGTTGAACAGGTCACCAAGCAGAAGGTACATGCACTTTTGATATACTCTCGTTTTTATCTTCTGATTCAACAGCTACGGTTCACGAGGTTGACATATTGATGCTCATTTTTCTCACAATTTCAGATATAATGATATCCACCAGCATGTAATTTAACACTCATACAACACAGTATTTTATAATACGCATCAtaaaatttcatatttcttataCAGTGTGCGCATAATCATGTATTGCAGGTCCAAGCTGAGAAGATGAACAAGCAGCTTGAGGATCAGTTCGTTGATGCCAACCAGAGGTTGGAGGAGAATGCCCGTGTCGCACAGGAACTGGGATCACTAAAGACACGCTTGACCGCCGAGAACAACGACCTGGCGCGTCAGTTGGAAGAGTCCGAAGGAGTTTCTAACCAGCTCAGCAGGTACAGAGCAACAACAACTGTCCGTCTCCCGACGATATCGATTTAACACATCTCTCTATTATCTAACCAAATATCGTACCACACAATACACCTCTATTCTGGAACAAAATGTTTTGTCTTCAATCTTACAGAACCAAGAGCATGCTTACACAGCAAATGGAGGAGGTCAAACGCCAGCTCGAGGAGGAGACCAAGGGAAAGAACGGTTTCGCCCACCAGCTGCGTGCTACTCAGTCCGACTGCGATGCTCTGCGTGAGTCCttggaggaggagcaggaggcCAAGTCCGAGATTCAGCGCAATCTCGCCAAGGCTAACTCTGAGGTGGCAGCCTGGCGCTCCAAGTACGAGACCGACGCCATCCAGAGGACAGAGGAGTTGGAGGAGGCCAAGAAGAAGTTGGCCGCCCGTCTGCAAGACGCTGAGGAACAGGTTGAAGGGGCCAACGCCAAGTGCGCCAGCCTTGAGAAGACCAAGAACAGGTTGGCTGGCGAGGTGGAGGACCTGATGTTGGATGTGGAAAAGGCCAACACACTGGCGTCTCAGCTGGAGAAGAAGCAGCGTCTGGTTGACAAGCAGACCGCCGAGTGGAGGCTGAAGTGCGAATCTCTTGGTGCTGAGATGGAGACATCCCAGAAGGAGCACCGCGCCTACCAGACCGAGCTCCTGAAGCTGAAGAATGTCTTCGACGAAGGCATTGAAGCCCTTGATGCCATGAAGAAGGAGAATAAGGCTATTCAGGGTATTGGTcttgttgttgattttaaggccaATTCATCAGTGGGTTGAATTAATTGAGCAATATGCACGCGCTGTCTTCCTCTCTTATAGGTCACACGTGGTCACTGCTAAGTAACTGCTTTATACATAACGGCCTTGTACTGTCCTGTAGCTAAGTAAATATGTCCAAAGTTTATAGATTGCTCTTATAACGGTTGGTTTGGTATTTCCCTATAATGTTTCGTCAAATAAGAAAAAACTGCCAGGAACATATCAAAGAAATATTACTAACATAATGTCCCCTTCGGTTTACAGAGGAGATCAATGACTTCAACGACCAGCTTGGGGAGAGCGCAAAGAACCTCCATGAGCTTGAGAAGAACAAGAAGCGCCTTGACGTTGAGAAGGAGGAGCTCCAGAACGCCTTGGACGAGGCAGAGGGTGCTCTTGAGATTGAGCAGGGCAAGGTGATCATTCATTATCAAAGCTTACTCCTTTATTACGTGGTTCTCTTCGAATTTTACCGGTCAAGCAATGGCTTTTAGATATATTAATAAATGTATACGTCTGTAGTACATTGGCATTGTATATAACCTTGTGATAACAATTCAGCACTACTTTGTCGGAATTAGTCCAGAGATAAAACTTTTATATCATCAAATTACATTGCGACTTTTCTTACAATTCTGTAACAGGTTGTCAGGACTCAGCTTGAACTGGCCCAGCTGAAGGGTGATATCGAGAAGAAAATCGCCGAAAAGGAAGAGGAGTTTGAAAGCTCCCGGTGAGTAGACTGCGCTTTTTCAA contains the following coding sequences:
- the LOC136435525 gene encoding myosin-7-like, coding for MPAYGPSLMDQPSEWFLAGHPDTMRKLKTAPYDPKKNFWAPDKKEIFVRVEAKSEKGDDVTCVAEGGATVVVKKSKLLPQNPSKFACAEDMVNMTFLHEAAVLGNLKERYENTLIYTYSGLFCVVINPFKLLPIYTPSVVDSYRGKRKTEVPPHLFCVTDNAYQNMLAERQCQSCLITGESGAGKTENTKKVIAYLAMVSGTPGGGQEKKIGLEEQIVQTNPVLEAFGNAKTVRNNNSSRFGKFIRIHFTKPGKLSGADIESYLLEKSRVVDQLPGMERGYHIFFLIMSNGIPAVTERIMTGTDPSVYHFIKEGVYTVAGMNDQEEMGLTDEGFDILGFTNEEKNSVYDFCAGILHMGNLKYADKKDQADCDDPAPAEKAGRMFGVDGMGLLNNILKPRVKVGNEFVTKGQNSNQCANATSGLAKGIYGKIFKFLIDKCNETLATEHERAFFIGVLDIAGFEIFELNSLDQICINYTNEKLQQFFNHHMFVQEQEEYKAEQIDWEFVDFGMDLAACLELIEKKGGLLLTLEEQCIMPKSSDQSFIEKLNGMHLGKNPKYGKPKPGKKKYEAHFELGHYAGPVAYNITNWLDKNKDPVNESAVITLKNSKNPLMPSIWSDYMTAEEQAADKSGGKRKKSGSMQTVTSVHREQLGSLMANLHATYPSFVRCLIPNELKTGGIIDGPLVFNQLTCNGVLEGIRICQKGFPNRSLYADFFDRYKIMAADQFDPNEFEEGKVSCQKILDKIQLEKARYSCGLNKVFFKAGTLAILEEIREEKVNEIWNMVSARALGKLQRKKYMKLWGSRAAVGALQRNIRAWFRLRDDWWIKMYQALKPKLTGGRAEEMLKETTEKLKVMTKTYEKVTKEREELEARFNDVSSAKDKINELLFNERDIMLNGEERVNSLLKEKAELDAQLQEIEERVEDVSDQNRQMESKKMKAEQECDEMKKEIEAITLKLNKREKEKQEVEDKLRAMTEEVAVNDELIGKLGREKKKLEELNAQTLDDLQSEEDKTQNLTKLKVKLEQTLDDLEDNLEHDKKIRADVDRVKRKLENDLKNAQDLVVELERYKVELEEKLKKKEFEINALNTKVEDETSLATQQQKKTKELQGRIEELEEELETERAARAKLERQRAELSRELEDIGEKLEESSGATAAQVEQNKKREAELQKVRRELEEATIGHEAATASLRKKHNDTVADMSESVENLQRAKTKLEKEKNSLRVEVDDLASNVEQVTKQKVQAEKMNKQLEDQFVDANQRLEENARVAQELGSLKTRLTAENNDLARQLEESEGVSNQLSRTKSMLTQQMEEVKRQLEEETKGKNGFAHQLRATQSDCDALRESLEEEQEAKSEIQRNLAKANSEVAAWRSKYETDAIQRTEELEEAKKKLAARLQDAEEQVEGANAKCASLEKTKNRLAGEVEDLMLDVEKANTLASQLEKKQRLVDKQTAEWRLKCESLGAEMETSQKEHRAYQTELLKLKNVFDEGIEALDAMKKENKAIQEEINDFNDQLGESAKNLHELEKNKKRLDVEKEELQNALDEAEGALEIEQGKVVRTQLELAQLKGDIEKKIAEKEEEFESSRKNQNRAMEGVQASIEIESKQKGEAQRAKKFLESHLNDVEVQLETANRSNAEARKNIAKLHSQIQEMQVAIDDEQRQRDEIREQYNMSERKCQMLVAEADEVRGALDNAERSRKVAESQLVETNERLGELSTQNSALSGHKRKLDGDLQQIQSELEEVIGEHKNTEERAKKAMADTSRMAEDLRVEQENSQHAEKVKRTMDANLKDLQRRLDEAEAIALKGGKRAIQKQETRIRELEGEIGQQNRLHQEDLKQLRKNERRLKEMTFQSDEDRKNQERIQELVEKLQLKIKAFKRQVEEAEEQASSNMAKYRKAQHEFEDSLERAEIAEGSLNKLRTKASKM